A single Candidatus Polarisedimenticolaceae bacterium DNA region contains:
- the rpoD gene encoding RNA polymerase sigma factor RpoD, which yields MSKKKREQLSGVEAKYDEVRQLLALGKERGFLAYDEINESLPDEISASPDEIEEVFSLLEAHGITVVDADAREQLGPGGPAPSAKEVVKEEKEEEGKEGPIPSPLEKTNDPVRMYLREMGTVPLLTREGEVRIARRIERGERRVMNALARSPWVHDEIRQIGDRIKRGQISANVFAGGEEEEDKSAKKLERAKLVIQRLAKKLSLLDVATKKMEKLKPGGRAWRTARYKAMRQQIRVALELRELNLVPSQTDNLAKTVRDADHKVKRHERSIQDLKEKVKSFRDPALKREVLRKIEGLRGDIKSIETEMMTGKAEIHQLGMAVARGLREAKRAKSELIEANLRLVVSIAKKYTNRGLQFLDLIQEGNIGLMKAVDKFEYRRGYKFSTYATWWIRQAITRAIADQARTIRIPVHMIETINKLIRTSRSLVQEYGREPSPEEIAKKMGIPVAKVRKVLKIAQEPISLETPIGEEEDSHLKDFIEDRSAVSPVEAAIQLDLRSQTQTVLKTLTPREEKVLKMRFGVGDGSEHTLEEVGQSFTVTRERIRQIESKALRKLRHPSRSKVLRVFLEKAGAP from the coding sequence ATGAGCAAGAAGAAGCGAGAACAGCTCTCGGGCGTCGAGGCCAAGTACGACGAGGTCCGCCAGCTCCTGGCCCTGGGCAAGGAACGCGGCTTCCTCGCGTACGACGAGATCAACGAATCGCTCCCCGACGAGATCTCCGCCTCGCCCGACGAGATCGAGGAGGTCTTCTCCCTCCTCGAGGCTCACGGGATCACCGTGGTCGACGCGGATGCCCGCGAGCAGCTCGGCCCGGGTGGTCCGGCGCCTTCGGCCAAGGAAGTGGTCAAGGAAGAAAAGGAAGAGGAGGGCAAGGAAGGACCGATCCCGAGCCCCCTCGAAAAAACCAATGACCCCGTCCGCATGTACCTGCGCGAGATGGGGACCGTCCCGCTCTTGACGCGCGAAGGCGAGGTGCGCATCGCGCGGCGCATCGAGCGGGGCGAGCGTCGCGTCATGAACGCGCTGGCGCGCAGCCCCTGGGTGCACGACGAGATCCGCCAGATCGGCGACCGGATCAAGCGGGGCCAGATCTCGGCGAACGTCTTCGCGGGCGGCGAGGAAGAGGAAGACAAATCGGCGAAGAAGCTCGAGCGAGCCAAGCTCGTCATCCAGCGTCTCGCGAAGAAGCTGTCACTCCTCGACGTCGCCACGAAGAAGATGGAGAAGCTGAAGCCGGGCGGCCGAGCCTGGCGCACCGCCCGCTACAAGGCGATGCGCCAGCAGATCCGCGTGGCCCTCGAGCTCCGCGAGCTGAACCTCGTGCCGTCGCAGACCGACAACCTCGCGAAGACCGTCCGCGACGCCGACCACAAGGTCAAGCGCCACGAGCGCAGCATTCAGGACCTGAAAGAGAAGGTGAAATCGTTCCGCGACCCCGCGCTCAAGCGCGAGGTATTGAGGAAGATCGAAGGCCTGCGGGGAGACATCAAGTCGATCGAGACCGAGATGATGACCGGCAAGGCCGAGATCCATCAGCTCGGCATGGCGGTCGCGCGCGGCCTGCGCGAGGCGAAGCGGGCCAAGAGCGAGCTCATCGAGGCGAACCTGAGGCTCGTCGTTTCGATCGCCAAGAAGTACACCAATCGCGGCCTGCAGTTTCTCGACCTGATCCAGGAGGGAAACATCGGCCTCATGAAGGCGGTCGATAAGTTCGAGTACCGCCGCGGCTACAAGTTCTCGACTTACGCGACGTGGTGGATCCGGCAGGCGATCACCCGTGCCATCGCCGATCAGGCGCGCACGATCCGCATCCCGGTCCACATGATCGAGACGATCAACAAGCTTATCCGCACGTCACGCAGCCTCGTCCAGGAGTACGGCCGGGAGCCGTCGCCCGAAGAGATCGCGAAGAAGATGGGCATCCCGGTCGCCAAGGTGCGCAAGGTCCTCAAGATCGCGCAGGAGCCGATCTCCCTCGAGACACCCATCGGGGAGGAGGAGGACAGCCATTTAAAGGATTTTATCGAAGACCGGAGCGCCGTCTCCCCGGTCGAAGCGGCGATTCAACTGGACCTGAGGTCTCAGACTCAGACGGTCCTGAAGACACTGACGCCGAGAGAAGAAAAGGTTCTTAAGATGCGGTTCGGCGTCGGAGACGGTAGCGAGCACACGCTGGAAGAAGTCGGGCAATCGTTCACGGTGACGCGCGAGCGGATCCGCCAGATCGAATCGAAGGCGCTCCGGAAGCTGCGTCATCCGTCGCGAAGCAAAGTGCTGAGGGTGTTCCTGGAGAAGGCAGGAGCACCTTAG
- a CDS encoding BON domain-containing protein — protein sequence MRLPILLLLVAGTARAGTLDDMTIRSNVETSIRGTAGTANLHLKIDVDDGVVKPQGPVHDLDQADEVVLLASKIKGVRDVDRSQLRLEFPGPGDEEVAKRIERQVLAIPKFASTGPKASVTDGVVTLTGKIKNASWRGELRTLCGAIEGVIEVVDKLDTPDTPDDRIQKVLDAIFGPRVKPPFPGKVEAAVHEGTVSLVGRVPRFVDRVTAEKHAWGINGVRRVDNQLELKSGTTIEVIHP from the coding sequence GTGCGGCTTCCGATCCTCCTGCTCCTCGTCGCCGGCACGGCTCGTGCCGGCACCCTCGACGACATGACGATCAGGAGCAACGTCGAGACCTCGATCCGCGGCACGGCGGGGACCGCCAACCTCCACCTGAAGATCGACGTCGACGACGGTGTCGTGAAGCCGCAGGGACCGGTGCACGATCTCGACCAGGCCGACGAGGTGGTCCTGCTCGCCTCCAAGATCAAGGGTGTCCGCGACGTCGACCGCTCGCAGCTCCGGCTCGAGTTTCCGGGCCCGGGCGACGAGGAAGTCGCGAAGCGGATCGAGCGGCAGGTGCTCGCGATCCCCAAGTTCGCCTCGACCGGGCCGAAGGCGTCGGTCACGGACGGTGTCGTCACCCTGACGGGGAAGATCAAGAACGCGTCGTGGCGCGGCGAGCTGCGCACGCTCTGCGGCGCGATCGAAGGGGTCATCGAGGTCGTCGACAAGCTCGACACGCCGGACACGCCGGACGACCGGATCCAGAAGGTCCTCGACGCGATCTTCGGTCCGCGGGTCAAGCCGCCGTTCCCCGGAAAGGTCGAGGCCGCCGTCCACGAGGGAACCGTATCGCTCGTCGGCCGCGTCCCGCGTTTCGTCGACCGCGTCACCGCCGAGAAGCACGCGTGGGGGATCAACGGGGTCCGCCGCGTCGACAACCAGCTCGAGCTGAAATCGGGAACGACGATCGAGGTGATCCATCCATGA
- a CDS encoding DUF423 domain-containing protein, with translation MTERWFALGGWLGALGVVLGAFGAHGLKSRVDAEMLAVWETASRYHLVHALALLATGWAASRWPGVWTSAAGWLFVSGIAIFSGSLYALALSGVRALGAITPIGGLCLIAGWVCLGMAAWRGSR, from the coding sequence ATGACGGAACGTTGGTTTGCCCTCGGCGGGTGGCTCGGTGCTCTGGGCGTCGTGCTCGGCGCCTTCGGCGCGCACGGCCTGAAATCACGCGTCGATGCCGAGATGCTCGCCGTCTGGGAGACCGCCTCGCGCTACCACCTCGTGCACGCGCTTGCGCTCCTCGCGACCGGGTGGGCGGCATCGCGCTGGCCCGGCGTCTGGACGTCGGCCGCCGGGTGGCTCTTCGTTTCGGGGATCGCGATCTTCTCGGGGAGCCTCTACGCGCTCGCGCTCTCGGGCGTCCGCGCCCTCGGCGCGATCACGCCGATCGGGGGGCTCTGCCTGATCGCGGGGTGGGTGTGCTTGGGGATGGCGGCCTGGCGGGGAAGTCGATAG
- the rpsU gene encoding 30S ribosomal protein S21, protein MPLIKVREDESLENALKRFKRKCEKSGILTEIKKRQHYEKPSVKKKRKALAARKKLLKRLAQERRNNG, encoded by the coding sequence ATGCCGCTGATCAAGGTGCGCGAGGACGAGAGCCTCGAGAACGCCTTGAAACGCTTCAAACGTAAGTGCGAGAAGTCCGGCATCTTGACGGAGATCAAGAAGCGCCAGCACTACGAAAAGCCCAGCGTCAAGAAGAAGCGCAAGGCGCTTGCCGCGCGAAAGAAGCTTCTCAAGCGGTTGGCGCAGGAACGTAGGAACAACGGATAA
- the dnaG gene encoding DNA primase — translation MAVPLTREFVAAVRNAGDIVRLVSDYVPLKPGGARLKGLCPFHHEKTPSFSVDPQMQLFYCFGCHAGGDAFKFVMLYEKLEFPEAVEFLANRWGIPLPSAAHRPEDDARRRVLLMNEAAAGFFRAQWRDGARGQTARAYLAKRGISEETADRFEIGYAPDTWDSLGNILGARGFTDQEILSAGLAVARKEGTGHYDRFRHRLIFPIRDAAGHVVAFGGRALGDAEPKYLNSPETPAYVKGEHLYGLDVAREPIRREGFAILVEGYLDLIALHQAGFDNAVASLGTALTPAQVKLLSRSTERVVVSYDGDAAGANATVKSLDLFLERGFDVRVAEVPDGKDPDDFVKEFGRAAYEAVVRDAPDYLEYLVRRERRGRDLARPGEKVAAINAILPRLARLDNAVERASWAGRLADALDIEDDLVMQELRGALKVAKGAIRHRVAGDDAATPVEARLVRLLLGSDEARAHARKVVDPADLEAAARVAPIVRTILDLDAQGLPVNGPLVVDALSDENDRTLLTRIAFRDDPPGGPEEVDGCLDSLRSHRLKKQLKESGRDLASLQKEEETKRLLERMNLGRQLDAPYRDVTH, via the coding sequence TTGGCCGTACCGCTCACGAGAGAGTTCGTCGCGGCGGTCCGGAATGCAGGCGACATCGTTCGCTTGGTTTCGGATTACGTTCCGCTCAAGCCCGGCGGCGCACGTCTCAAGGGGCTCTGCCCCTTCCATCACGAGAAGACACCGTCCTTCTCCGTCGACCCCCAGATGCAACTTTTCTACTGCTTCGGGTGTCACGCGGGTGGGGACGCGTTCAAGTTCGTCATGCTCTACGAGAAGCTCGAGTTCCCGGAAGCGGTCGAATTCCTGGCGAACCGTTGGGGGATCCCGCTCCCCAGCGCGGCCCACCGCCCCGAAGATGATGCGCGACGGCGCGTGCTCCTCATGAACGAAGCGGCGGCAGGCTTCTTCCGCGCGCAATGGCGCGACGGCGCGCGGGGCCAGACGGCGCGTGCGTACCTCGCGAAGCGGGGCATCTCCGAAGAGACCGCCGACCGTTTCGAGATCGGCTACGCGCCCGACACGTGGGACTCACTGGGGAACATCCTCGGCGCCCGCGGGTTCACCGATCAGGAGATCCTGAGCGCGGGCCTCGCGGTGGCGCGCAAGGAGGGAACGGGGCACTACGACCGTTTCCGCCACCGTCTCATCTTCCCGATCCGGGACGCGGCAGGGCACGTCGTCGCGTTCGGCGGCCGTGCCCTGGGCGACGCCGAGCCGAAATATCTCAACTCTCCCGAGACTCCTGCGTATGTGAAGGGAGAGCATCTCTACGGTCTCGACGTCGCACGGGAGCCGATCCGCCGCGAGGGGTTCGCGATCCTCGTCGAGGGCTACTTGGACCTGATCGCGCTTCATCAGGCCGGGTTCGACAACGCGGTCGCGTCGCTCGGCACCGCCTTGACGCCGGCGCAGGTGAAGCTCCTCTCACGCTCGACCGAGCGTGTCGTCGTCAGCTACGACGGTGACGCCGCCGGAGCGAACGCGACGGTCAAATCGCTCGATCTCTTCCTCGAGCGCGGGTTCGACGTACGGGTGGCCGAGGTGCCCGACGGAAAGGACCCGGACGACTTCGTCAAGGAGTTCGGCCGCGCCGCATACGAAGCCGTCGTGCGCGACGCTCCGGATTATCTCGAGTACCTCGTCCGCCGCGAGCGCCGCGGCCGCGACCTCGCGCGCCCCGGAGAGAAGGTCGCCGCGATCAACGCGATCCTCCCGCGCCTCGCCCGGCTCGACAATGCGGTCGAGCGCGCCTCGTGGGCGGGCCGGCTCGCCGACGCGCTCGACATCGAGGACGATCTCGTCATGCAAGAGCTGCGCGGCGCGCTCAAGGTCGCGAAGGGGGCGATCCGGCACCGCGTCGCCGGCGACGACGCCGCGACACCGGTCGAAGCGCGGCTCGTGCGCCTGCTGCTCGGGAGCGACGAGGCCCGCGCGCACGCCCGCAAGGTCGTCGATCCCGCCGATCTCGAGGCGGCGGCCCGCGTGGCGCCGATCGTCCGGACGATCCTCGACCTCGACGCACAGGGTCTCCCCGTGAACGGTCCGCTCGTCGTCGACGCCCTGAGCGACGAGAACGACCGGACGCTCCTCACGCGGATCGCGTTCCGCGACGACCCGCCGGGCGGTCCCGAGGAGGTCGACGGCTGTCTGGACAGCCTGCGCAGCCACCGTCTGAAGAAGCAGCTCAAGGAATCCGGACGAGATCTGGCGTCTTTGCAGAAAGAAGAAGAAACAAAGCGGCTCCTGGAACGAATGAACCTCGGGCGTCAGCTCGACGCCCCTTACCGAGACGTCACCCATTGA